From one Macrobrachium nipponense isolate FS-2020 chromosome 37, ASM1510439v2, whole genome shotgun sequence genomic stretch:
- the LOC135209386 gene encoding uncharacterized protein LOC135209386: MGIQKVTIIQYRPEANGLCERANRKVLEALRKTVGGNDKNWDRYIDVVRYNINTMVCDSIKTSPFEALFGCQARGTFDLLTIPHHREDTIEALISTVKERHTCLNRNLMATTREMVERSNSRTSDVKIKVGEKVFLKINVRNELNYKLGPKFEGPFRVVEEKTGNGFIVLDEKTGRSKLTHINTEESWLW, encoded by the coding sequence atggggatacagaaagtaacaattattcaatacagacctgaagctaatggattATGTGaaagagcaaacaggaaagtgctcgaagctctcaggaagactgtaggtggtaatgataaaaactgggatagatatattgatgttgttagatataatattaacactatggtttgTGATTCCATTAAAacgtctccatttgaagctttgtttggttgccaagcacgaggcacatttgatctgctaactatacctcatcatagagaagatacaatcgaagcattaatttccacagtgAAGGAGAGGCACACTTGTCTCAACCGTAATCTCATGGCCACGACCcgagaaatggtagaaagaagtaatagtagAACATCTGATGTTAAAATCAAAGTTGGAGAAAAGGTATttctaaaaatcaatgtgagaaatgagctaaattacaaattgggtccgaaatttgaaggtccttttagagtcgttgaggaaaagactggaaacggatttatagtcttagatgaaaaaacaggtcggtcaaaATTAACTCATATCAACACTGAAgagagttggttgtggtaa